In Coregonus clupeaformis isolate EN_2021a unplaced genomic scaffold, ASM2061545v1 scaf0599, whole genome shotgun sequence, the genomic window AGTCGTTGTAGGAGCTGGAGGAAGGGAAGGTGGGGCAGGGTTTGTTCCAAGGCAGTGAGCCAGAGTAGTCTGCCGTGGGGAGGCTGAGGGTGCTGGAGCTCTTCAGGTGGCTCTTCAGGCCCCAGGAGAGGAAGGAGCCCTTCTTGGACACCTTGCGGCCCTTGGGGTTCTTGTCGTCGTCAAAGGCCAGGCAGATCATGGAGTAGGTCTTAGGGATGCCTCCGC contains:
- the LOC123485178 gene encoding rhophilin-2-like — protein: MLLSLCYQADGLKEGDYIVAVGDTDCKWMGVSEVMRLLKDVDENGIDIRVVSLMDSGLPMPTKSATYCGGIPKTYSMICLAFDDDKNPKGRKVSKKGSFLSWGLKSHLKSSSTLSLPTADYSGSLPWNKPCPTFPSSSSYNDSALY